A segment of the Meriones unguiculatus strain TT.TT164.6M chromosome 10, Bangor_MerUng_6.1, whole genome shotgun sequence genome:
TGCTCTGTCTGGAGACAATGAGGTAAATGTCTGAGGTACATTCTTACTAACCTGAAATCAGCACCACCTAAATCCAGGACAAGGCTGAAAAGACTAGAGTCAGGAAGGGCATACAGgaataaatgaaacaaattacCAACCCGTGCACTCAAGGAAGGAAATTTCCTTAAGCATCAGGTCTCTGCTTGCTTGCCTGTGTATTCTTTGGGACTCAGTTTCTTATTACAGAGTGTCCTCTCAGACAGTTCTCCTCACTCGGGAGCTTGCCAAGATGGGAGTATTCCTTCAGAAAGTCCACCTAGGTAGAATGCTCATACttgggtgttttggttttttgttgttgttgttgttgttgtttgttttgtttgtttgttttcaagtaaccttggctgtcctgcactcattttgtagaccaggctggccttgggctcacagatccacctgcctctgtcttctagagtgctgagattacaaatgtatagcaccatgcctggctatattttctttgtttatggAGCCAGCTGCTCTCTCACCAATCCCTAGTTATGAGATTTTCTCCCTCTCATGAATGAGGACTTCTTACTGAGTCTGTGGGCTCCTTTCTAGTCACCAGGGTTTGCAGAGTCAACGCTGACAAAGCAGGCACTGAGTGGAGCAGGGCAGCTCTGGCTCTCAGGCCCCTTAGTGCCACTGAGGGAGTTAACAGTTCTGGGTTTTCAGGAGGATGTGGGAACACAAGGATGTGATGCACTTGCCATCAGAGCCTTAGGTGGGAAAGAAAGATGTCCAGGGATGAAGGTGCCTCTTTTCTTCCATCGTGTGGGCATTGTTCAATCTGACTTGGCACCTGTTGGTGTCCTATTTCTGATGAGCCTGAAGCCATTTGGGTGCCAATGTGTCTGGACCAGCAGAATCCAGTCTGGTTGGGAATATGTGACAATATGATGGTTGGCAGCTGGGAACATGGTTCAGCATCTAGGCTTCCACTGAGTGACAGGGTATCAGCATTTAGAGAGAGGTTCAAGTCTGGGGACATAAGCATGGGCTGTGTCAGTGGGCTGTGAATTACTTTCTGACACCAAGAAATACAGGCAGCCTTGTAAACTTACTCTTCAGAGAGAAAGCTCAAAGGCAACTTGGTCCTGACTTCTGGCCAAGAAACTCATCTTTCCTTTGATTGAACATCCAATTGCATTAGCTCAACAAATAGCCTGAGGGCATTAACCGTTGGTTTTAATTGTGTGCCATTCAGGTCCTTACAGCTTCCCAAAGACTACCACCCCACCCTCCAAATTGCAGACTCCACCTGGATGCCCTGTTCCTGGGAAGATGCTGGACAACTCCTTCCAGATCTCTAGTTACTTTGCTTAACTAGTTAGTTGTCAAGGGTTGGAGTGAGTGAGGGGCAGATTCCTGCCTGACCCTGAGAGGAGCTTCCAAAGACTGACAGCTAACTCATGCCAGTGTGCTCTCTTGAAGCAGAAAAACTCTTCTTGTTGGTGTCTCTGTGTGCCTCAGATGGGCAGTTCTTCACGGGAGGTCCATCACGTGCCCTTTAGTCTCCAGTGTGCCATGCACACCCTTGGATACTGTTTGCAATTTTCTCATGATATAGTTCTTCAcatgatacatttttaaaaatcaacttggAGTCAAGTCAAtaacccagcacttaggagtcTTGTAGCAGGAAgagtgtgagttcaaggacagtttgGGTACACAGTAAGATCTTCCTTCGAAATCAAAGGTTATTACACTGAGACCAAGCTTGCTTCAAAGTTTCgaggatccttctgcctcagcctcccaagtgctgactgATGGGAGTCATCAAATGTGATTTACTCTTGATTATTACACTTTTACTTTATTTACCAGGCATTCCGTACCTGAGtcattttaaatatacttttatttatctttattttatgcgcatagtgttttctctgcatgtatgtctacgtGAGAGTGtcagatgtgggtgctaggatttgaacctgggtcttctggaacagTAGTCAGAGCCCTAGCTGTCCccgactgactttgtagaccaggctggccttgaacacagagatccgAGAATCTCTGCATCCCCaggtctgggattaaaggtgagcaccaccacatGCAGCTCATTTTTAGCCTAAAAATCCAGGTGACTTGGGGAGAGCATCCAGAACTATTATGCACTTGGGGATAGGAGTGTGGCTCCTTAGGGCACCTGGTTTAGTGTGCGGGGAAACCCCGGGCTtgatccccaacacacacacacacacacacacacacacgggattgGCACATTTTTGTTTGTGACCCGTGCATCCTTCAGCCCACTACTTTCCACAGAagcccagaaataatcccactaGCCCAAGTCAAGCCTTGGCAATTCCATTTCAAGGCCTCGGCCAGCCCCTTACTTCCAAAGCACAAAGACAAGCTGAGTTAATCAAATCAACTTTTATTGTCAGTTACATGCTTTGTAGAAAAGTGTGGAGAACGGCTCAGGGTTGTAAAAAGGGACAGGGTTTGTACACGTTGTTCtatttacaggcagttgtgggcgCCCCCACTTCAGGCACAGCAGCTGCACTTGTCTGAAGCCTCTTTGCAGATGCAGCCCTGGGAGCACTTGGCACAGCCCTGggggcagcaggagcagcagcctgGGGGAGAAGAGTTACCACTGACTATGAGAGAAACCCGGGCAGAGGCACCCCACCTGGATGCTTCCAGGAAGGTGGGCAGGCGAGGGGCCCGAGGGGAGTGAAGGGGAAAAGTAGAGGAGAGCCAACTCACTCTTCTTGCAGGAGGAGCATTTGCAGTCTTTGCACTTGCAGGAGCCAGCGCAGGAGCAGCTTCCATCTGGAGGAAGAAGGCAGTGAGCGAGACCCCGGCGCACATGCACGCAGGCGTGCAAATCCGTGACTCAGTTTGGGCGAGCCACTATCTCGAGAACTTGTTAAAAAGGGGATTCCAAAACTGGTTAGGAACGGGCAACCGGTATTACCCTAAGGGTGACTAAGGAACGGTCCCAAAACAGCCTGTCAGATCTCCCAGAACCTCGGGTTGCTGAGGCCTGTCAGCAGTCAGCCTTACCTGTGGCACAGGAGCAGTTGGGGTCCATGGCGGGTGGAGGCAGCGGTTGACCACAGAGGAGACGAGCGGAGTTGAATGCTGGAGGCTTAATGGAGGGAAGCTTTTGCAGCGCTGCGTTTATAGCGGGAAGGAATTGAGAAGAGAGCAAAAGCTCCGCCCAGGTGGGACACCACGCTGCACACGCCCCCGCCGCCTGCACACGTCCTTCTTCTTGCACGTGGGGTACGGTCTGCACTCGCCCCCGCCGCCTGCACACGTCCTTCTTCTTGCACGTGGGCTACGGTCTGCACACGCCCCGCACCCTGCACCGGGCGCTGCCTGCTCCTGCAGGTGGGACACAGCCCGCACAGGTCCGGGCGCAGAGTCACAACCTTTCACCGTTTGGGCTGAGCGCAGAGGGTTTGCGCTCGGGTAAGTGACAAGTTCCGGGAAGCCTGCCACCCACGCTTGCCTGTGTCCCTGGGCACGAGGGGCCGGGTGCAGAGGGCGTGTGGAGCAAGGGCCCCCTGCCGCGTGCCCAGTTTACCCTGCGCGGGCACAGCTCCCAGCAGTTGTCCTGTGGAGAGAGCCGGGCCTGCAGACCCTGGAAAACTAAGTTGGAAGTGTAAACAGGTTACAAAAACCAGTCCTAGCCCAGACTTAGTCGCTGTTGGTGAAGTTCCCACCACATGTTCTGAGCTAAGAGACATTGTGTTAGAGCGCTCATATTTCCTTACACAGCAGTGAGGACTTGTTTTCACAGTAgaaatgtggaaactgaggcGCAGTCACAAAGTCACTTGCCCAAGATGACTATAGGGTTTGAACACTCTGAAGGGCCAGCCAGCAGAAAGCCAGACTAGAAACCAGAAAAAACGCAAGCCTTGGGCTAAGAAGGCTTAGTCTCTGGGTTGGAGGTGGGGCAGCAAGAGTTAACAGGCACAGTGATGGGGCTCTCTGCTGGAGGTGGAATCCAAGAGCAGGAGAGCAGTCCATTCTGGGAGGATGTGGACCAGGGCATTCTGCATGAGGGCGACCTGTTGTTTGCCaagcagggtcagatggtagtgtTCACTCTCGCTGCCTCACCCCCTCCCAGGAATGGGCTTACTTAGCCTGTGTCTGTCTTGTCTCTAGCCACCAAGAACAGCggcagcctgagcctgagcctggaaGTGTGTGTGCTCCAGAGGGCAGAGCTGTAGAGCTGACCCAAGTGAAGGAGCCCAGAAGACCCTGAATGAATCCTAGCCATTGGTGTTGAGTTATTTATActtttggagtttggttttgcctCGATTTGATTGTGagtgtgccctggttcttccctcttgcaGTAAGGAAGtacctaatttattttttgatttataGGAGTCTCCAGCtgagagactttgaattttaaaagactttgGATTGTAAAAGAGATTGgctacctgttttttgttttattctagtttttgggtttttgaagcagggtctttcttcatagtcttggctgtcctgaaactcagtatgaagaccaggctggccttgaactcacagagatccacctgcctctgccttctgagtattaGGTTTAAAGgtcccccactccaccccctgATTGGCTGAGATTGGCTATTTTAAAGAGACCAAACATTTACCATGTTTGAATTTGTAATAACTGTAGGATTTTAAAggttatttgcatttttaatgtGAGATCTTGGAGATGCATGAGAAAAGAggtgatgtgtctgtgtgtcaggcTGTCAAGGGGTCAGTTGAactagctagttttatgttaacttgaacAAGCTGTAGTCATTAGAAAAGAGGGAACCTCCATTGACAGAAAATGCTTCTATAAGATCCAGCTAAAGGAAAGCCTATCCAGCATTTTCTCAGCTGGTGATTGATAAGAAAGGCCCAGTCAATtctgggtggtgccatctctgggctggtggtcctgggttctataaaaaaacaGTCTGGgcaagctatgaggagcaagccagtaagcagcactctgccatggcctctgcatcagcttctgcctccagcttcctgtcctGCTTGAAATTCTGTCCTGCTCCTTTGATGATGAATTGTGTTGTTGAAGTGGAAGCAGCATAAGCCCTTTACTCCCcatgttgctttggtcatggggCTTCATGACAGCAATagtaaccttaactaagacagcctcttaaaaaaaaaaaagtcttattctgtagcccaggctgagctCAGCCTTGATGTTTCTTCCTGAACCTCTTGAGCACTGGTATTGCAATTTTTGGTCCTTGCTGAATTGTGACATTTGGAGGTCACTCCCAGCTCAGACAGCTATCAAAACAGGCTGGCTGTTAGAGTGCTTGTCCAGTAGGCACAAAGCTGGGTTTCTCTTTAGCACTGTGAAAGCTGTGTCTTCcgggacatgcctgtaatcctagcatttgagagaTGCAGGAGGGAGGACCATCATGTTCAGggctatccttggctacatagcaatcTGCAGGCCAGCTTAGGACACTATGACTTTGTTTAGAGAGTGTAgacaggagggagaagaggatgaagggagggaggaagaaaggcagggagagagggggaggataTGATGCGACAGATGCCAGCTTGGTTAAAGAACAGGAAGCGGTTAGGTCCCTTGTCTCATTTTTCTTGGAAGACCCTGTGTTCCCTGGTTCTCATCACaagttctttctgcctcatcacaAGTTCTTCCTGCCCTGACTGACCCTGCCTTCATTTTTCAGTTAcactacttttctatcactgcaTAAAAGTAACCCCCAGCTTCACAGCTAAGGAGAACACAGATACGCTGTCACGCATGCTGTTTTTGTGGGCAGAAATTAGGCAATGTTTAGTTGGGCCCTCTGTTTCAGAGTGTCTCACAGATTCAAATCCAGGTCCTGCCTGGGGGGACAGTCATCCCAAGAGTCCCCCGTAGTTGTAGGCAGTACTGTGTTCTTGCTGGCTGTTGGGCCTAGGGTCTCCTGAGCTGATAGCTGGGAGTGTCCCTGTGCTTCTTGCTATATTAGTCTCACTACAGAGATAATGTAGTGGAATGGAGGGCCCAGGAGGTTGCCTGCGGAAAATGGTGACAGCCTGTCAGTCACTGGTCTTTAGTGAAAGCTAAAGTACATTAGTACATGTGTTCAAGATATATCCAGCCCAACGTGTTGGTAGAGGTTTGTAATCTCAGATACCTAGGAAATGAAATAGGAAAATGACAAGTTGAAAGCTCCTGGACTCAAACTAGGATTTGTGGGGCATCCAGTGTAGGAGAAATAAAGCAAGTTCTAAGTTCAGGGAAATATCAGTTCTCAGCAAGTCACGTGGAAAAGTGCTGATGTCAGGTCTCCAAGTTCACCACAAACACATGTGTgtgccccaccctcccacccccacacagcatacatacaaagaaaaaacaaactattGAGAACCACTGAGGAACAATCATCCAGGAGTTGGGTGTCCCACTCTGTGACCACTTTTATTTTGCGATAAGGTCACAGGTAGCCCAGGCTTTCCTCAAACTTAGTACCTAGACCGGTCTGGAATTCCCAATCCTCCTGCTGCTACCATTCAATGCTGGGATAACAGCATGAACCACGCCTCACTCTGTATCACTTTTACATGCCTTGGTGGTACAgtcaaacctgtaatcccagctacttgggaagctgaggcaggagaatcaaaatttcaaggccagcctgggatgcagactgagttctaggccaacctaaGCAACTTGGTCAGCTCTGTTGTTCAAACAGTCAACAACCCTCCTACCCCCAACACATCCCTCATCCAAAAAAGAGGGCTGGAATATATCTCAGTCCCTGCCTAGAATGCTAGAAGCCCTATGGCATCTCATACCCCCATCCATGTACCCCACAATCTGAGGACCTGAAACTGGAatagaaagagaatgaaaataaagGACTGAGGTGTTCCTGTGAGGATGGGACAGTAGGCATCTGCTTCCCTCCACCCACACACAGACCTGACCAGACCCATGGCTGCTGTCTTCCACATGAGGAAGCTCAGGAGGTAACCTGGCTTCACTCAAGACATTCCCCCTCCTtgggggcaggagctgaaggTAGAGGCACCGGGTGAGTCCAGAACACAATCCCTGCACTATCACGTCAACCTGTCACCAGTTTCTAATTTTAAATCAAAGAAAATCAGACTTAGAACAAGTGGGCTTTTATTATTCACACATCTCTTAGAAAAGGGGGTTTAGTAAACAGGGTGGAGCCATATGAAAAGCTCTGGGGTGGTCCAGCAACAGTATTTACACGTGGGAGCAGCCGTGTCCTCACATCAGGCACAGCATGTGCACTTGTCTGACTGGCCcttgcacacacagccctgggcaCACTTGGAGCAACCCAcagggcagcaggagcagcagcctggaaaggaagggagagggagaggtcaGAGCAGGTTCCTAGTACCTGTCACACAGGCCTGGCTGAGCAGCTGCTTCCTGTCCCCAGCAGAgaagcctctggcttctctcagcacAGCTCTGTCCTGGGACAATCCAGTGGCCCTGGCAGCTGCAGAGCAATGGGCCTGGAGAAGGGAGGAATGGCCTCAGAAAGCCAAGGACCCTCCTCACAGGCAGCGGTGTAGGGGTTCCCTGCCCAGCCTTAGCCAGCACCCCAGCTTTCCCCACTCACTCTTCTTGCAGGAGGTGCATCTGCAGTTCTTGCAGACACAGGAGCTGGAGCAGGTGCAGGAGCCgcctgtggaggaggaggagacagcagTCAGGAAGAGGGGCAGGTTACAGCAGTAGCCAACCCCATGTGCCCAGCTCACTTCACGAAGTCCTGCTCAGAGCTCCAGGAACCTGGCCTCACTTCCCTTCTCACAGGGGAGGTAGGGCGTGGTTCTTTGACTCCCAGGACACAAAGGTCCCATATCACCTAGTTCAGGCCATTAAAAAGCTTAATAATGCCTGGGGCTCAACACAGATGTCCCCACTCCCTGGGTCATCAGGAACCAGACATTCATGCGCCTAAATACTACCCCCAACCCCAACGAAGAAAATCCCTTCGGACACCACTAGACAAGACTCCAAGAGTAGATGAAGGTGCTTGCAAGATGGACCACTAGAAAGAACTGGAGTGACTCTCCCACTAAAGCCACCCATTCCTGCCAAGCCTCTAGCCCAGCCTCTACTATTGGGGGATATGCTCTGAGGTCCCAACTGGGTTTTCTAAAGACTCAGAACGGGGTTACCAGTGGAGCAGGCGCAGTTGGGGTCCATTCTGAGATCAGTTGAACCTGGAGCTACAGAGCAGATAAGGAGGAGTCAGGCTGCTGGAAGTCTTGGTGACGCTTAGTG
Coding sequences within it:
- the LOC110561159 gene encoding metallothionein-2 isoform X1, which codes for MDPNCSCATDGSCSCAGSCKCKDCKCSSCKKSCCSCCPQGCAKCSQGCICKEASDKCSCCA
- the LOC110561159 gene encoding metallothionein-2A isoform X3, translated to MDPNCSCATDGSCSCAGSCKCKDCKCSSCKKSCCSCCPVGCSKCAQGCVCKGQSDKCTCCA
- the LOC110561160 gene encoding metallothionein-1 translates to MDPNCACSTGGSCTCSSSCVCKNCRCTSCKKSCCSCCPVGCSKCAQGCVCKGQSDKCTCCA